Part of the Arachis hypogaea cultivar Tifrunner chromosome 6, arahy.Tifrunner.gnm2.J5K5, whole genome shotgun sequence genome, TAATGAAAAATACAATTCGCATAGTATTACTAACACTTATGTTAATGATTCATTTTGAGATGTTTATGACTTAGCCGGCCAGAAAcataaatgaagaagaaagattaatataaaaatatttctagACCTTCAACTTCAAGAAAATTTAAGTAATCCCTCTCTAGTTTGCCACAATGATAATAAAGCGGCTCAATTTTATGGATATGGAAGACTTGGGTGTGATTTGCCCAAATATGGATTTATAACGTATAAGACAAAGATGTGGGACAGCTTTTTCTGAGTCCAATGTAGAAGAATTTGGACCATGCGAATTTTTTGGTTATAAAATTTTGCTTCACAAATCGCATGGTCTGATTTGTAGTTGGAAAAATTTGAAATCTGAAACGTGGAATTCGAACCTTCTGTTTTGCTTGTTATTGGTAATTTTTTTACGTTATAGAGGATCAAATCGAACGGtatgatttagttttttttatatttttttgaatccGGTTAATCTAATTGAAGGGTCCGATTTTGTTTTAAGGACATATATAAAAGTGTGTAACTGGGGGAAGAGATCTAGTCGTgtattcttctccttcttcaatgGCTTCTTTTCCTGGTTTTTTCTTGCTGTGTTTCATGAAACCAAGAAATTTATTAGTCAAGTTCATGTTTTTTTTAAGTGACTGAGAGAAATGAGTGACAGAGTTCtattaaaaatgtattattttggtcagattttattacaaacatatgaaggagtgaaatttgtttgtgaaaatccattagatgttgttattcctttcacaatctcatttgaagagctCAAAGGCGTGATCTGTGAAAAGATTGACTCTAAGAGGGCAAGAAAAATATCTTGTATTCTGTACAGATATCCCATAATGGTGTTTGGTGGATTCTTccaatttcaaaccaaatatgtgacggacgaagcgagcatgcaagagatgttttcgATGTATATTGAAAACCGGGGTCAGATCTCGTTCATCGAGttatatgttgagtttgaacaatctaAGGCCGATCGGAATATTTTACGGGAAGATTACAATAGTAacagtgaagaagagttcgaaagcaacTACGAAGTTATTGGTCCAGACAGAAATGAAGATCAATGTGACGGAACTATGGCTCCAGATGTGACAGAGGTGGCAAATGCACTCGCAAACGAAGGGCCGTTTGAGGAGCCTTCATTCATGCAAGTtttggatttggaagccatgcataTAGTGGAGTTTCCGGAATATATGAGTGCAGGTACGTAATTCgtcatatttataaaaaagatTAGAATTTTATGTTAATTTATCTTGATAGATGGAACAAATAGTTAAGTGAAGTGTGAAAATATACTCAATTGGTATTTGTTTTTGTgtatatgtttatttatttaagtttaagatagtaatttttttagttagttattgatttagttaagaataaattagCATTTATTAACCATTTTTTAATCATGCGTTGAtgtcatagttgtcagaaccgaaccggtgatcgaaggGTTTAGGTCactgggtcactggttcaacTGCTGGGTTAGTGGTTGAACCAGTTGACCCGATCCTAtgtaaataagaaataaaaaagtcaaaagtttaaaattaaaattcaaaatacatatgtttactaatatttttaaaatatcaagttATTTTAAACCAATATGGAAcatgaacaataaatattttattatttttactctatcatgaatgtttttattttctttttatattaaaataactgttatttttaaattttaataatttattaattagtttatatcttttatactgttatatactacaagtatttattagaaaataatattaatagatatgatatgattattaaaaaataagtgagtttGTAATTATTATTCGCACTAGTTCAATGCCTTGTACGGTTCATTTACCAGACCGAACCGGTTAGGATTCGGTTCACTGAGTTTGACGGTCGATCCGGTCGGTCCGATCCGATTTTTACATATGAGGCTGATGTTCTTATTTTGTTTAGAGTGATATAATAACATGATGTAAGGTTTGGATTTATATCATACTTGATGCAGTAAATATTGATTTACCTTTATTTTCGGTGTTTAAATATCTGTGTATTAAAATTCTTTTTTGTATGGTGGCTGTCCCGGCAGAAGTTCCTATTGTgcagatggtgaatttgccgTTGGTATGGAATTCAGTTCCAGGGAAGTTGTTATTAAAGCGATAAAAGAGTATACCATATGACGAAGCGTAGACTACcgggtgtatgagtctgagccattgacattttatgccaagtgtacacagtatgggtcagggtgtgattggcttatcagggttagcatgatcagcaagaagtactgttgggttataaggaggtataatggtagtcacacttGTATCAGAGCCACCATTTCACAGgatcattcgaagctggattcTATCACAATTGTAGAAGCAATAAAGTCGTTGGTTGAGGTTGACCCCTCCTTAAAGGTAAAATCAGTTATAGCAGAAGTGCAATCGAAGTTCAACTACACCGTTAGTTATcggaaagcatggttggctaagcaaagggcagtagaaaaaatatttggaggttgggaagcatcgtacgaagcgttgcctatatggtttaaggccatgtgtcataaggagccatcagctgttgtccattttgagactatgcctgcatatcaaggcGATGACTTGGTGGGTGATATTCGGATACTACATTGAGTATTTTGGAGTTATTACCCATGCATTAGGgcattcagacattgtaagccAGTTGTCCAGGTGGATAGGACTCACTTGTGTGGAAAGTATAAGGATTGTCTACTAGTGCCAGTTTCACAGGATGGCAACAACAATATCGTCCCAATTGAGTTTGCTATTatggagggagagacttctgatgcatggCACCTTTTCTTTAATAACCTACGTCAACATGTTGTCACTCGGGATGGTGTGGGACTAATATCCGACCGACACAAATTCATCAATGCAGCTGTGGAACGCAGTAACGGAGCTTGGTCACCTCCATCAAAGTTACATACAAACCAACTTGTATCAGGAAACATTCAGTTTAGTTGCTTTGACCGGCAGAATGAGGTCTTTGAAGTGCGCGAGATGCCAAGTGGACTGGAGTTTGCAGTCGACCTACATTGCCTTCGATGTGACTGTGGTGAGTTCCAAGTAGATCGGATCCCTTGTTGACATGTGTTCGCATGTTGTGCCAACCAACGACTGGATTGGCAAGTGTATGTGCATGATATGTATAAGATGGACCAAGTTCGACGGGTGTACCGAGCTAGGTTTAGGCCACTGAGTAATCGTACTACATGGCCTGCTTACAACGAACCTCGGTTCGTACCGAATCCGTACTTGAAACGCGTCACCAAAGGTCTCTCCAGGATGACGCGCTTCTTGAATGAAATGGACACGCGAATGTTACGTCGTCCTAGGCGATGTAGGCTATGTTGGGCTAAAGGACACAGTCGTAGTAGATGTCATCAGTCAACTGGTGCAAATGCCGACAGAGATGTTTAGTAGATTCACAATCTAAGATGATATGATATATGTAGCATTATATAGTATGACATGAATTGTCTAATTAAGTTAACAAGATATGATATATGTAGCATTATATAATATGACATGAATTGTCATATTGAGTTAATATGACCTGATATATGTAGCATTATAACTTATGACAATCTAGTATAATAAGATATCTATAGCATTATATAATATGACATCAATTGTCCAAATGAGGTCATATGATATGATATTTGTAGCAATATATTAAGATTTATGAAACATTAATACATAGTCCACATCATTAATACATATTGTCCAAGACATACAAAGTAATCTAAACATAGTCCAGATCATTAATACATAAATAATGTTCATTGCACAATAACTACTTTTTTATTGCCCACTTTACATCCTTCAcaaatttcttgcattttttggcGGCCTTTTTGAACACAGATGGAGTGTACCGATTAGCGCTATGACGTGACGGATCTACCCTCAGATTGTAACATTTGACTGTGTCATCCGAAGTGCGTGCCTGACCTgtatacaatttaattaaaacaattaaatatagTATATAAGGTAATCAAACCAACAGAGATACCACATATCATTTAGTCAAACCAAATAGAGATACCATTTATGAACATAAAATAAGTAACTAATCAAACATGTAAAGCAAAATACACAACATAATACCATCATTGTGGGCCTCATCCTCATCGAACTCCTCTATTTCATCCTCCTCGTCCTCGTCATCCGAGTCATCTACTAGATACTCATCGGTCTCTTGCTCGACTGTGTTAGCATTTTGTTCAATGAGTCCCATGAAAACACGGTTAGGATTTTGACTATTAAGAATTTCGCGTCCACTGTCACTCCTATTGGAGTCAACAGATACGAACCCTCCAGAAGCAACCGATGAGGTATGGCACAGATGCCTCGCGTCCAATGAATACCTACCTGCCATGAACTCAGGCTGATGGCCATATTGTGATTGTCCTGCATCTGCAGCCATGAACCCAAGCAACTGGCTAAAAGAACCTCCTTCTCCTGGTTCAAACTGTGACATATCCCAATATTGTTGATGTATTGATAATGACAGGGTGAACTGTGTCTAAGGTACATACTGGCTTGAGGACTGAGGTTGATCTTGTGGAAGCGGATTTGGAGGTGATGGTGGCGGCGACTGTGGCTCCTGCTCTTCATTGTCATCATCCATATCCtgattaccctcatcattctcttgAACCACAAGATTCGACAAGTTCAAGCGGTCCCCAAATTTTGTTCGGTACCAGTACATATAAGTATCCAATGGATGATGTGAAGGCATGGGAAGCTCAGTAAGAATGTGGTTATACCTGTTTGTCTAATGCATCACCCAAAATGAATGACTTGGTGCCGTGGCCCAGTTAAGATTCTTAGGACCAGTCAGGACTTCTCCATGCGCTTTATCCAGATTCCGTTCCTGATGAGGTACTCTCTGAACAAAACCGAACTGTCGCCTATACCTATCGGTAGCATGCCACTCGATACATTCAAATGACACAAACGGTACTGTAGCGCTCCAGACAACCGACTGCATGTAGATTTCGGCAGAAATTATATTCGGATCCACGCGATTCACAGTATAAGCAACCCACACAAACTGAGAAAACTAAAGGAAACTCAAGATTACAACCCACATAGCAGTAACAATAACAATGCTTCATAAGATTTACCCAGACCCTAAACCCGAAACTAATACTTCTTTAATGAAAACACACCTGACCTTCCTGAAGTTCATCAAAGGCCTTCCTAAAGTGAGCTAGCGTCAAATATCTATATTGTCGGTCACTAcgctcccagttacgccacctaaTATGATATATTTAATTAGCTCAACTGAATTCTAAATATCAAGATACGGGTACATTGTAACATAATATTACCTGTTTGCTAGCGGAAAACTGCAGGATTCCTTAGGAAGCGGTGATAGATATGGCAGTCGGATCCAAGCCCAACTGAGCAGAAGTGTTAGTGGACCATCGATTTCCTTACAGTCAAAACGAGATGCCCTGCATAACGCCTTATAGAGGTGTGCTAGGCATGCCGATCCCCAACTGTACTGTCTAATACTACCAAAATCACGAAGCAAGGGTAGAAACTTCCAGTGCACACCTGCCCTAGATTTATCCCCAAACAAGATCGTCCCGATCAGCAACATAATGTGGCACTTCACATACCTCTGTATATTGTTTTCATCAGTCAAATGTAAATTTTCTTTTAGATCCCGCAGCCACGTCAATTTTATGCAGCTTCTTGCACAGTCCGACTTATGCAAACACTCCGCCTCCAAGACTTCGAAACTACTCATTGTCATCCCTGTGACTAGAAGACTGTCCGTCAGAAGACCAAGAATTAGAGCCACATCTTCAAAAGTCACGGCACATTCACCAATGGGAAGGTAAAATGTATGTGTGTTTGGGTGCCACCGTTCGATTAGAGCATTCACCAGTGCTTTCTGAGATTCGACTGCCCCAATCTGAGATGCATGATAAAAACCAGTAAATCGTAAATGCTCCTCCACTCTATCGTTGTACCGATCCAGAGGAATTGGGTGGTCACATGTcaacattcttaatttctacaaaaaaacataataaattattagtCAACTCATTAACAATTACTAACTTACTActaaaagataataattttttaaccacagcaactaaaacaataaactcctaccaaaattaaataactaTCATTGTTACAAAATTTGCACAACTAACTCAACAAGAAACAAATTACTTGAAACcacacaattatcataaattattttactaaatccttataaaacaaataattctaacttctaaaattaattattaatccttaaaattattcataactaactactaataataacaataactaataaataaattccTAATCAAAATTCTCAATAATATTACAACATCTAGAATAAtatctaatattaattaattatttactattatttaaacatattttcctcaattataaaaaataataataatcagtcTCATTATATGCCTAAATTCATTTTCTAACAAGAATGATAACAATTAACTTGCTAACaatgataattataattaaaaaaattaaaatattctcaaAATAAACTAACGTGCTTTAAAAATAATACTACTAATCATTCAGTATTAACAATTTCtcacaacaacaataacattTAACTTCATTCATAACAATTAtagttaataattttaaaaggattttaaaaaaattaacgttgttttcaataataattataataaaaatattaaaaaattaaaaaattatgttctTTATAAAAAATCCCTATCATTCTGTTTACAATTTAAAATTCAACAactaacaagaataataataattaatttactaacaataataattatagttaaaaattagtaaaaaaaattcaaaaaaaacttataaatgttgaaaaatactaataatcatTCTATTTATATTCCTAAATTGCATTTCtaacaataatcataataattatatttttaaattgcatTTCTGCGCGACACGTGTCCTCCCTGTCACAACACGGACCGTGCGTTTTGCCAAATGCAACTCGGACCATCCATTTAGTGGGACACAACTCATAGGGTCCGAGTTCTGATCCCACAACAAGGTGAAGCAGCTCTACTCCCCATATGCGAGTCCAACACCATCTTTGattccatattcaaattaaaaagcaTAATAAAGCTTTCTTCAGCTGACTAGAATCAGTCACATGAATCAAAGGATGAAAATTAACATTTCTGAGTGACATTTATTCAAGTTCATTTCTGAGTGCCAATGTGAATTGATCACACAGAACAAACTATGAGCAGCAGAGACAAACAAATAGAGGGGCCATAATATACCATCAAGATCACAAGAATGAACATATTATAGCTCCACTTTTATCTATATACATAAACCTCTAAATAGGGTAAGGGATAAATCTATAACTACAACCATGGATCCAACATAAAAGCTAtctaataaattgtattgaaagTTTGAAACAAATGCTGTCTCATCCTTCCTCTCATATCAATCTACTTTTACCATAAAAAcctgttgttttattattatgtattttacAATGTTTTCTAGAGAACAAAACTTATGTATCTCCAAGCTACCTTCACAAAACTAGCAGTTTCATTAATATGCCTTTGAATATTTGATCCTTAGCTTCTCTTATGTCTTCACTTGCCATGCAGTAGCAGTAGGTACCTTATCCACATGAGCAaaacttcctcttcttcttcc contains:
- the LOC112698091 gene encoding uncharacterized protein, translated to MSQFEPGEGGSFSQLLGFMAADAGQSQYGHQPEFMAGRYSLDARHLCHTSSVASGGFVSVDSNRSDSGREILNSQNPNRVFMGLIEQNANTVEQETDEYLVDDSDDEDEEDEIEEFDEDEAHNDGQARTSDDTVKCYNLRVDPSRHSANRYTPSVFKKAAKKCKKFVKDVKWAIKK
- the LOC140173592 gene encoding serine/threonine-protein phosphatase 7 long form homolog, producing the protein MLTCDHPIPLDRYNDRVEEHLRFTGFYHASQIGAVESQKALVNALIERWHPNTHTFYLPIGECAVTFEDVALILGLLTDSLLVTGMTMSSFEVLEAECLHKSDCARSCIKLTWLRDLKENLHLTDENNIQRYVKCHIMLLIGTILFGDKSRAGVHWKFLPLLRDFGSIRQYSWGSACLAHLYKALCRASRFDCKEIDGPLTLLLSWAWIRLPYLSPLPKESCSFPLANRWRNWERSDRQYRYLTLAHFRKAFDELQEGQFVWVAYTVNRVDPNIISAEIYMQSVVWSATVPFVSFECIEWHATDRYNHILTELPMPSHHPLDTYMYWYRTKFGDRLNLSNLVVQENDEGNQDMDDDNEEQEPQSPPPSPPNPLPQDQPQSSSQYVP